Within Cellulophaga sp. L1A9, the genomic segment ATATAGTGGTGCTAATGAAGAAGGGCAGCTTCACTATTATGAAGAAATGCAAGCGATATTATATCAAGAAAAGATTCCTTTCATGTTCTGGACCTTATATGACTTTGAAAAGGTGCCTAGCGCAGTTGCAGGTAGTCTCCCTTGGAAGTCAAAAAAACAGCACTTCTTTGGTTGTTTAGATTCTTTAGGAAATCCTAAGCCTTCGTTTAAAGTATTATCAAATTTAAAATAATCTAGTTATTTTGCTTCAATGTACTCCAGCACTATCTTAAGTTAATTGTGTTTTAGTAGGGTATAAAAAATAAAGGAGAGTAGACCACAACATCTCTCTCCTTTAACACACATAATCACTAACCAAAATTGTAAATACGTTTAAATTTTTTAGTTCGCTGCTTTTTAAAAAAGGGAGAGTAGACCACAACATCTCTCTCCCTAACACACATAACCACTAACCAATTTTAAATATCGTTGTATAATTTTTTTAAGGTGATAATGATTAAATAAAGGAGAGTAGACCACAACATCCCTCTCCTTTAACACACATAATCACTAACCAAAATTTTGCATTGCCTCTGCTTTTTTACAGAAGCAATACGCGTATTGTATTTTTTTTTAAGCCTGTTCCTCTTGTAATTTAGGTAATGGCGATTTCTTTTCTATAATAGTATTAAAATGCGTTAAGTACATTTCGGCTATTCGAGACATAGGTAAAGAACATGCAGCGGTATAGTTGGTATGTCCTAAACTTCTTCTGTAGGTGTCATTCGTAATTATATTTTGTATGGCATCGGCTAATGAATTAGGATTGTCCGCATCAAAAAATTCTCCTCTGTAGCCTTCTTCTTTAACAAGAATACTTAAATCTCCCAAATCAGGCAGGGCAACCGCATTCCCATAACTTCCTGCTTGGTGTAATACACCTGAACTCCCTGTAGTAGACGTGTATGGAAATACAACAACGGCACTATCTCTAAATATTTTTTCTACATCTTCTTCAGCAACATACCCTGTAAATCGTACTTGAGGTACTGTACTGTATTTTGTTTTCATAGCCTCTAAATACCCGGGTGTATTGGGACTATCGGTACCGGCGATAACTATTTCAATATCTTCTTGAGTTCTTTTTCTTATAAGCTCAACAGCTTCTATTAAGACCTCTACCTTCTTGTAGGTACCAAATTTTCCAAAAGCCATTACTTGTTTAGGTCCTTCTGGCAAATTATACGAAGGAGTAGGAGGGGTCTCAAAAGCTCCATGCGGAACTAAAGCTATATTTTTAGCATGGTATTTCCCTTCTAAAATAGTAACATATTTGCTTATCGTTACAGCAACGACATCAGAAGCTAAAACAAACCTCGTTAAGGTAGTTCCAATAAAATTATATATTTTTTGTAATAGTTTATTCTCTGTAAATCCTGCACTTTCTAAATCTACTTGTTCTAAAATATTGTGTAATAAAGAAATGGTAGGAATGCCTTTAAACTTGCATATAGCAGGTAAAAGAAGTCCTAAAGCTGCAGGGATTTTTTTATCTCCGAATTTTAAAAATTGAAGATTAAATAATACAGCATCTGGTTTAGTTTGGTTGAGTGCTTTATTGACGCTAAAAATATTTCCGTAACTATTAAAACTCCAACATTCTTTTACTGTTATTTTACATCCGTTTTCAGTAAAGGCCAAATCTTTTTTTCCTTCGGTCTTGTCACAAATAAGAATAAGCTCGGTGACCTGATCTTGTAATCTGAAATGTTTTACTAAGTGATAACCATATTCTGTTAAGGTTACTTTACTTGGTGGATAAGCTGTGACGATAGCTAGTTTCATGGTATGGCTTTTTATGATTTGGTTTGTGTTTTACAAATATGGTTTGTTATTGGCTTTTATGTTTTTAGTATCCGCCAAGGTTCGTTTTACTGTCGTTGAATGAAAAGACGCTTTCGATAAATAGATCTATTCATTATAATTTTGATTTTTTTAGTAGGAAATAAATGATTTGTACCGCTAGTAAAATAGCCATTGCCATAATTTGTACTTGTACTACTATTTCTAAAGTGTCATGATAAAACACTACTAATGCAATTTGAGACATGCCTAACAGCCCTGATAGTATTACGGGTACATAATGGTCTAATGACAAGAAATAATAGGCAAATATGTTTCCAATAGCGAATAATGATGTAGCTAAAGCGTATTGCCATAATAAACCAGCCATAGAAATATAGGCATCACCAAACATGATGGTAATGATAAACTCGGGCATGATATAGCAGGCTGTTACAATAACCGCAGATAAAAGTCCTATGTACCCCACATATTTAAATAATATGGGAGCAGTTGGTTCTCCATCTTTTTGCTTCTGTACCACAGTTGGTAATAATAACATGACAAACATCCAAGCGACAAAATAAACAACTCTTCCTATCAATGCTAGTGAGGCATAAAGGCCTGCATCTAAAGCATCAAAATAATGTTTAACAAGAAGAATATCGCTATTGTTAATGATAATTTGAGTAAATTCATAGCAGGCGGTAAGGATCATAAACTTAGTTACTCGCTTTGCGTTCTCTGGTAATAATTTTGCTTTGGATGTAAAGGATAAACCTTTTAACTCTGAAGGAATAAGTCCGAATATAAAGGAAATACCTATACCTAAAGCAACTAAAAAAGAGGATTCTAAAGGAACAAATAGTAAGAGCGCTAAAGTAATTAGCAATCTACTCCACATTTCAGTTTGGTAGGTTATCGATAAGTTTTTAAAATCTTGATTCCCTTGGTAATTTCCTCGGTTTACACTCATGAAAAAGTATAAAGGCACACCAATACCAAATAGTATAAACATCCAATGGCTTTTGGTATGAAAGAGTTCTTGTAAATTTTTAGAAAATAGGATGATGAGTATTCCTGCAATAGTTCCAAAAAGAGTAGCGTGTTTATAGCTTCTGTTTTTAAAACTCAACCATTGATCTCCTGAAAATAATACAGCAAATTTGGCGGTAGCCAGTTGAAAAGTCATTCCTACAAATGATAATACTAATAATAAGGTAATTAATAAGGCAGCTTCAGCAAATGCTTCAGGTCCTAATAAACGCCCTAGTAACAAATTGTATATGTAATTGCCACCATTTACCAATAAAACACTACCCATGAACAACTGCTCTGGCGTAATTTTTTTAAATAAAATTTTAATGGTAGACATTCTAATTTGGTTAAATGGTTTGGTTAACAGCCTTTCTTCAAAAGCACATAGTTATAACGTTAAAACTTCAAAATATTGTAAGATTATTCCTATATTTTATTAGATATGAATAAAATAATAATTGAAAATCTGTTCTTATTTCTTTCAAATAACGCGTTCTAAAGCTGTTTTTTATTATGGAATTCGTTGAATAACCTATTGTTGTAGATGAGTATACAATTTCTTCCTTCCAAAATAAAATCGGACAGTATAGCTTTACTATGATTAAAAAAATAGTAATGAATGCTAATATTTTCGATAAAATACCGTTATTTAAAATGTAGTAAAAAACGTACAAAATATTCCATGCAAAAGTTTATCCTTATTATAGCACTACTTTTCTGTCAATTACTATTGTCTCAAGCAGATGATATGACCAAAGGTTTCAAATTACTTGAAAAAGGCGATTTTGAATTGGCAGAGTCTTTTTTTAAAGCATATCTAGTAGAATACCCCGACAATAAAACGGCAAAACTTTGCTACGGTAGGGCGGTAGGACTTAGCGGAGAGCCAGAAAAAGCAAACTCCATGTTTAAGTCCTTATTAGTAGACTATCCAGGAGATTTTGAAATTCAGATCAATTATAATGAATCTTTTCTTTGGGATAAAAAGTTTATTGAAGCGGAGCCTTTATATAAGGAGTTAGTTTTAGAAAACCCAGAAAATTTTGGGGCTGTATTAGGGTATGCCAATACCTTATCCAACTTAAAAAAGTATAGCAAAGCTTTAGAAATGGTGAATAGAGCTATCGCCCTACAGCCAGAAAATGAAAGTGCCAAGGTTTCAAGGAAATATATGAAATTAGGGTATGCGAATAGTTATGTGAATAACCAAGAATACCAGAAAGGAATAAACTACTTAAATGAAATATTTGAAGATTTTCCAGAAGATAAAGATGCTTTATTAAATCTAGCCAATGTTTATCTTATTATAAAAGATACAGAAAAGGCTAAGGATACCTATATCCGTTTGGCAACAAGTCCTAAAGATTCTATTACAGCATTAAATGGGATTGCGCTTGCAGAACATATTGGTGAGAATGATAAAGAAGCTTTACGTGTTGCCATACAGGCAAAAGAAAAAGTAAATACTATTGATGATACAAAATTAAAGGAGCAAACTTATGATCGGTATGTGCAAGCCCTTATTTGGAATAATAAATACGGAAAAGCAAAAGAAGAAATTACGGTATTAGAAGAATTGTATCCAGAAAAAAACTGGTTTGCAGCTCTAAAAGCTACTCGTGGTATGTATACGGCAGATTTTAAAACAAGCCTCGCTAACTATGATGCTATTTTAGCAAGAGATAGTGCTTCGTTTGACGGTAATTTAGGAAAGGCAAATGCCCTTTTTGCATCGGATAAAATAATACCCGCTTATGAAGCTGCATTTCAAACCTTGAAAATCTTTGACAAACAAAAAGATGCCCAAGGTTTTATAGAGAAGCTTAACATCCAATTTACGCCCAGTGTGGAAGAGCATATAGCATATACTTTTGATAATGGAAATAACGTAGCCTATTCAAGCAATACCAGTTTTAATGTCCCTATTACAACCAGATTATTAACCACACTAAGCTATCAATACAGAAATACCGAAAATTCTGTTACCCTAAATAAAGCACAATCGCATGTATTACTTGGGGGGATAAGTTATAAGCTTATGCCTAAAACAAATTTGAAGGCTATTATTGGAATAAATAATTCAAGTTTTACAGATGTATCTTATACACAGCCTGTTTTTGATATTAAACTTCAAACACAACCATTTAGGCTTCAAAGTTTAGATTTGGGATACCAAAGAGAAGTGCAAAGTTTTAATGCGGAATTAATTGAACGAGAAATTGTAATGAATCATTTTGGGTTGAATTATAATTTAGGGACCAATTTTAAACTAGGTTGGTATACCCAATTAATGCATACGAGACAAACGGATGATAACATACGGAATTTACTTTTTACGTCGCTTTATTATAATGTTTTTAAAAAGCCTGCATTTAAAGTGGGATTAAATTTTCAGTACATTACTTTTAAAGACCAATTACCTACCATTTATTTTAGTCCAGAGACGTACCAAGCATTTGAATTGTTTGGTGATTTAAGAGGTAAATTCTCGGATAAGACCACGTATATGCTAAGTGCCGCTTCAGGATTACAAAAAGTTGAAGAAGACGATCAGACTGTGATTTTTAGAGCCGAAGTAGGGGTAAAGCATCAATTTAATAAAAGATGGAATGCAGAGATATACGGTAAGTATAGTAATATAGCTTCAGCTACTGCCGCTGGTTTTGAATTTACAGAAATAGGTTTGAAAGTAAAATGGTTGTTTCTTAAAGAGCCTTTTTACTTTAAGAAGCTGAAGAAAAATAATGAATAACTCATCAATATATGCTTGGTGAAATTTTAAGAAATAAAAAAACTCCGCTGATTAATTTTAGCGGAGTTTTTAAGTAGTTGAGCAAATTATTGCTGAATGTGATCAGCATAAAGGATTTAAAGTATTTTTTATCTGACGTTTCCTACGAGATATTTAAACGAGCTGTAAAGTAAAAAAAGAAGGTACTACAGTAAATTAAGCCTTCGCATTAACTCTGGCCGGTTAGACCTACTTATAGGGATTACACTCTTTTCAATTAAAACGCTATTGTCTTCAATATCAATAATTTTAGTAAAATTAATAATATAAGAGCGGTGAATTTGTAAAAACATATTTTCAGGTAATTTATCCTTAATACTCTTAAGGGTATTATGAACACGATAGTTTTTAGTGATCGTTTTTACTTCAATATAATCGCCTTTTGCTTCTACAACTAGTATTTCATTCAACTTTAGTTTAATTAGCCTTCTATCAATATTAATGTAAATATCATCTTCTGCATTAGAAGCTGTTTTTGTCGTTACTGCTGCAGGGGTTTTACTTTTTTCTAAAGCTGTTTTTACTTTTACAATAGATTTTTCAAAACGATCTTGAGTAATAGGTTTTACCAAATAATCTACAATAGCTTCGTATTCATAGGCCTCAATAGCAAAATTTGTATCTGAAGTTGTCAATACTATTCTAGGAGGGTTTTTTAGTGTTTGAACAAAATCTATACCTGTAAAACCTGGCATATGAATGTCTAAAAAGACCACATCAACAGTTTGTTGATTTAAGAATTTCATAGCATCCATGGCATTAGAAAAAGATTCAATAACATCTAAATCTGGAATTTTGGTACATAATTGCTCCACAATCATTCGTGCTGCACCTTCATCGTCTACTATAATACAGTTCATAAATTATAGGTTTTTAATGTAGTTTTCAATTTTGTTTAAGATAAATAAAAATTTATCATTAAGTGAGGCGTCTCCTTTTTTTAGATCCTCCTCATAAATAACAGAAAGT encodes:
- a CDS encoding glycosyltransferase, with the translated sequence MKLAIVTAYPPSKVTLTEYGYHLVKHFRLQDQVTELILICDKTEGKKDLAFTENGCKITVKECWSFNSYGNIFSVNKALNQTKPDAVLFNLQFLKFGDKKIPAALGLLLPAICKFKGIPTISLLHNILEQVDLESAGFTENKLLQKIYNFIGTTLTRFVLASDVVAVTISKYVTILEGKYHAKNIALVPHGAFETPPTPSYNLPEGPKQVMAFGKFGTYKKVEVLIEAVELIRKRTQEDIEIVIAGTDSPNTPGYLEAMKTKYSTVPQVRFTGYVAEEDVEKIFRDSAVVVFPYTSTTGSSGVLHQAGSYGNAVALPDLGDLSILVKEEGYRGEFFDADNPNSLADAIQNIITNDTYRRSLGHTNYTAACSLPMSRIAEMYLTHFNTIIEKKSPLPKLQEEQA
- a CDS encoding sugar isomerase: MSTIKILFKKITPEQLFMGSVLLVNGGNYIYNLLLGRLLGPEAFAEAALLITLLLVLSFVGMTFQLATAKFAVLFSGDQWLSFKNRSYKHATLFGTIAGILIILFSKNLQELFHTKSHWMFILFGIGVPLYFFMSVNRGNYQGNQDFKNLSITYQTEMWSRLLITLALLLFVPLESSFLVALGIGISFIFGLIPSELKGLSFTSKAKLLPENAKRVTKFMILTACYEFTQIIINNSDILLVKHYFDALDAGLYASLALIGRVVYFVAWMFVMLLLPTVVQKQKDGEPTAPILFKYVGYIGLLSAVIVTACYIMPEFIITIMFGDAYISMAGLLWQYALATSLFAIGNIFAYYFLSLDHYVPVILSGLLGMSQIALVVFYHDTLEIVVQVQIMAMAILLAVQIIYFLLKKSKL
- a CDS encoding lipopolysaccharide assembly protein LapB; translated protein: MQKFILIIALLFCQLLLSQADDMTKGFKLLEKGDFELAESFFKAYLVEYPDNKTAKLCYGRAVGLSGEPEKANSMFKSLLVDYPGDFEIQINYNESFLWDKKFIEAEPLYKELVLENPENFGAVLGYANTLSNLKKYSKALEMVNRAIALQPENESAKVSRKYMKLGYANSYVNNQEYQKGINYLNEIFEDFPEDKDALLNLANVYLIIKDTEKAKDTYIRLATSPKDSITALNGIALAEHIGENDKEALRVAIQAKEKVNTIDDTKLKEQTYDRYVQALIWNNKYGKAKEEITVLEELYPEKNWFAALKATRGMYTADFKTSLANYDAILARDSASFDGNLGKANALFASDKIIPAYEAAFQTLKIFDKQKDAQGFIEKLNIQFTPSVEEHIAYTFDNGNNVAYSSNTSFNVPITTRLLTTLSYQYRNTENSVTLNKAQSHVLLGGISYKLMPKTNLKAIIGINNSSFTDVSYTQPVFDIKLQTQPFRLQSLDLGYQREVQSFNAELIEREIVMNHFGLNYNLGTNFKLGWYTQLMHTRQTDDNIRNLLFTSLYYNVFKKPAFKVGLNFQYITFKDQLPTIYFSPETYQAFELFGDLRGKFSDKTTYMLSAASGLQKVEEDDQTVIFRAEVGVKHQFNKRWNAEIYGKYSNIASATAAGFEFTEIGLKVKWLFLKEPFYFKKLKKNNE
- a CDS encoding LytTR family DNA-binding domain-containing protein, yielding MNCIIVDDEGAARMIVEQLCTKIPDLDVIESFSNAMDAMKFLNQQTVDVVFLDIHMPGFTGIDFVQTLKNPPRIVLTTSDTNFAIEAYEYEAIVDYLVKPITQDRFEKSIVKVKTALEKSKTPAAVTTKTASNAEDDIYINIDRRLIKLKLNEILVVEAKGDYIEVKTITKNYRVHNTLKSIKDKLPENMFLQIHRSYIINFTKIIDIEDNSVLIEKSVIPISRSNRPELMRRLNLL